The Paramisgurnus dabryanus chromosome 6, PD_genome_1.1, whole genome shotgun sequence genome has a window encoding:
- the klhl20 gene encoding kelch-like protein 20 codes for MDITSRCTLGDPNKLPEGVPQPARMPYISDKHPRQTLEVINLLRKHRELCDVVLVVGAKKIYAHRVILSACSPYFRAMFTGELAESRQTEVVIRDIDERAMELLIDFAYTSQVTVEEGNVQTLLPAACLLQLAEIQEACCEFLKRQLDPSNCLGIRAFADTHSCRELLRIADKFTQHNFQEVMESEEFMLLPANQLIDIISSDELNVRSEEQVFNAVMAWVKYSIQERRPQLPQVLQHVRLPLLSPKFLVGTVGSDPLIKSDEECRDLVDEAKNYLLLPQERPLMQGPRTRPRKPIRCGEVLFAVGGWCSGDAISSVERYDPQTNEWRMVASMSKRRCGVGVSVLDDLLYAVGGHDGSSYLNSVERYDPKTNQWSSDVAPTSTCRTSVGVAVLGGYLYAVGGQDGVSCLNIVERYDPKENKWTRVASMSTRRLGVAVAVLGGFLYAVGGSDGTSPLNTVERYNPQENRWHTVAPMGTRRKHLGCAVYQDMIYSVGGRDDTTELSSAERYNPRTNQWSPVVAMTSRRSGVGLAVVNGQLMAVGGFDGTTYLKTIEVYDPDANTWRLYGGMNYRRLGGGVGVIKMTHCESHIW; via the exons ATGGATATCACGAGTCGCTGCACCCTGGGTGACCCCAACAAGCTCCCAGAGGGCGTACCCCAGCCCGCCAGAATGCCCTACATCTCGGACAAGCATCCTCGACAGACCCTGGAGGTCATCAATCTGCTTCGGAAGCATCGGGAGTTGTGCGATGTGGTTTTGGTGGTGGGAGCCAAGAAGATTTATGCGCACCGGGTGATCCTGTCGGCCTGCAGCCCTTATTTCAGAGCCATGTTCACGGGGGAACTGGCAGAGAGCAGGCAGACGGAGGTCGTCATTCGGGATATCGATGAACGTGCCATGGAGTTGCTCATCGATTTTGCGTACACCTCGCAG GTGACAGTGGAGGAGGGTAACGTCCAGACGTTGTTGCCCGCTGCGTGCCTCTTGCAGCTGGCAGAGATTCAAGAAGCCTGCTGTGAGTTCCTGAAGCGCCAACTGGACCCCTCCAACTGCCTGGGCATCAGGGCTTTTGCCGACACTCACTCCTGCAGAGAGCTCCTGCGAATAGCTGATAAATTTACCCAGCATAACTTTCAGGAG GTGATGGAGAGTGAAGAGTTCATGCTTTTACCAGCTAACCAACTAATAGACATTATCTCCAGCGATGAGCTCAATGTTCGGAGTGAAGAGCAGGTGTTTAATGCTGTCATGGCCTGGGTCAAATACAGCATCCAAGAACGCAGGCCTCAGCTACCACAG GTGCTGCAGCATGTGCGTCTCCCTCTTTTGAGCCCGAAGTTTCTGGTTGGAACCGTGGGTTCAGATCCTTTAATTAAAAGTGATGAAGAGTGCAG gGACTTAGTGGATGAAGCCAAGAACTATCTCCTACTACCCCAAGAGCGCCCACTAATGCAGGGACCTCGAACTCGACCCAGAAAGCCCATTCGTTGCGGAGAAGTACTATTTGCTG TGGGTGGTTGGTGTAGCGGCGATGCCATTTCAAGTGTTGAACGTTACGACCCCCAAACCAACGAGTGGAGGATGGTGGCGTCCATGAGCAAACGGCGCTGTGGAGTTGGTGTTAGCGTACTGGATGATCTTCTGTATGCTGTTGGCGGACATGATGGCTCATCGTATCTTAACAGTGTGGAAAG GTATGACCCTAAGACTAACCAATGGAGCAGTGACGTGGCCCCTACAAGCACTTGCAGAACCAGTGTGGGTGTTGCTGTACTAGGCGGGTACCTGTATGCGGTGGGAGGTCAGGATGGTGTCTCCTGCCTAAATATTGTAGAACG GTATGATCCAAAAGAAAATAAGTGGACTCGTGTTGCTTCTATGAGCACTAGACGGTTGGGTGTGGCTGTTGCCGTACTAGGAGGTTTTCTTTACGCAGTAGGAGGTTCAGATGGCACTTCTCCTCTAAATACAG TGGAGCGTTACAATCCTCAAGAAAACCGCTGGCATACGGTGGCACCCATGGGCACCCGACGGAAACACCTGGGCTGTGCCGTGTACCAGGACATGATCTACTCTGTGGGCGGCAGAGATGACACCACAGAACTGAGCAGTGCCGAACGATACAATCCTAGAACCAATCAGTGGTCCCCCGTTGTTGCCATGACGTCCAGAAGGAGCGGG GTTGGTTTAGCTGTAGTAAATGGCCAGCTGATGGCGGTCGGAGGATTTGACGGTACAACGTACCTGAAAACGATAGAAGTTTATGACCCTGATGCAAACACTTGGAG GCTCTACGGTGGCATGAACTACAGAAGGTTGGGTGGTGGAGTCGGCGTAATAAAAATGACTCACTGTGAATCACATATATGGTAA
- the cenpl gene encoding centromere protein L, protein MEGRGSAVNTPACRPRTRRSKSYGRSCVEAPSYFWQSPGHLTVLRVPTSRGAAKSQIITEKVDPEHIALLVKNEWKLSYVTPLHNFKHTQLKLYSRHLSAFIVAEKQQGVAVEVGLEVGFTVTFTAVIGMAETEEDAETVFIQIQSKPMFAAAGDAPKVVWRGWLTCVNGDPEYLRSLPPDFVSLPLFCTSGPESLTALVKSWFERAFDCNFGSLSLNSTTLNWMAALWTGCHPTCNIRYLKLEWKLPTQPPLDVSYNINPQDAWGLWNSIHPEESADDRIDITEVQSFMNGLETHFFRHFKIYLSAGMLVKVSTALGSVHVDGKIKIGNSDYITTLLTLLTECALLKMPT, encoded by the exons atGGAGGGGAGAGGCAG TGCTGTCAATACTCCTGCCTGCAGACCTAGGACTCGAAGAAGCAAGAGTTATGGTCGGAGCTGTGTGGAAGCACCTTCATATTTTTGGCAGTCACCAGGACATTTAACAGTCCTGAGGGTCCCAACCAGCAGAGGGGCTGCAAAATCACAAATCATTACA gAAAAAGTTGATCCGGAGCACATTGCTCTTTTGGTGAAAAATGAGTGGAAGCTGTCTTATGTCACCCCCTTGCATAACTTTAAACATACACAACTGAAGTTATATTCAAGACATCTCTCAGCATTTATCGTGGCAGAGAAACAGCAAGGAGTTGCAGTTGAAGTGGGTTTAGAGGTGGGATTTACTGTCACCTTTACTGCCGTTATTGGCATGGCTGAGACAGAGGAAGACGCTGAGACTGTTTTCATTCAG ATCCAATCCAAGCCTATGTTTGCTGCCGCAGGAGATGCACCAAAAGTGGTTTGGCGTGGTTGGCTCACATGTGTCAACGGTGATCCGGAGTACCTGAGGTCCTTGCCTCCCGATTTTGTCAGCTTACCTCTGTTTTGTACCAGTGGACCAGAGTCTCTTACTGCCTTGGTTAAGTCTTGGTTCGAAAGGGCTTTCGATTGTAACTTCGGTTCTTTGAGCTTGAATTCGACCACTCTCAATTGGATGGCTGCTCTGTGGACCGGCTGCCATCCCACTTGTAATATCAGGTATCTGAAGTTGGAGTGGAAGCTACCAACTCAGCCTCCTTTGGATGTCTCGTACAACATAAACCCACAAGATGCATGGGGGCTCTGGAACAGCATTCACCCAGAGGAAAGCGCAGACGACAGGATTGATATCACGGAGGTTCAGTCATTCATGAATGGGCTGGAGACACatttttttagacattttaaGATCTACCTGTCTGCTGGAATGCTTGTTAAGGTATCCACTGCTCTTGGATCAGTGCATGTTGATGGGAAAATTAAG aTCGGAAATAGCGACTACATCACCACCCTACTAACACTGCTGACAGAATGTGCCCTTTTGAAAATGCCAACCTAA